Proteins from a single region of Hordeum vulgare subsp. vulgare chromosome 6H, MorexV3_pseudomolecules_assembly, whole genome shotgun sequence:
- the LOC123401926 gene encoding alpha-1,3-arabinosyltransferase XAT3-like: protein MKSTRNLARGDGRRLGNASLIAFMLASLVVLSVIRARISPMEKAGEAIKAEERQGMRKVSVKMEVAHEAVLPTADSTAKEEEDEEEEEEEVRPKPADTSSGGVVPVPVPVPVPVSTSTSTTPVPVAAVGLPGKPVCYESGRRSDTCEAAGDVRVQGRSQTIQVRPLDREWKVKPYCRKQDAYALSHVKEWTLRPLSSSGPVPHCTVNSSATAFVLSTGGFTGNLFHDYTDVLVPAFITARRFGGEVQFLVSSFKSWWTNRYLEIFQQLSKYEVIDIDNDDEVRCYGGVVVGPTFHKELGVDASKTPAGYSMVDFRAMLRGAFGLSRAAAEPSGDRWDIRRRPRLLIISRKNSRAFLNERAMADMAMSLGYDVRVGEPDSNTDVSKFARLVNSADVMVGVHGAGLTNMLFLPAGAVLIQVVPYGGLEWLARGTFEEPSKDMQLHYIGYKIQLDETTLSEQYPKDHPVLTDPLSIHKQGWEALKTVYLEKQNVRPHLGRLKLTFMEALKLLPHGRQAKANN from the exons ATGAAGTCCACCAGGAACCTGGCGAGAGGCGACGGGCGGCGGCTGGGGAATGCCTCGCTCATCGCCTTCATGCTCGCGTCCCTCGTCGTGCTCTCCGTCATCCGGGCCAGGATCTCCCCCATGG AGAAGGCAGGGGAGGCCATCAAAGCAGAGGAGCGGCAGGGGATGAGGAAGGTGAGCGTCAAGATGGAGGTCGCCCATGAAGCCGTACTCCCAACCGCGGATTCAACTG ccaaggaggaggaggacgaggaggaggaagaagaagaagttcggcCCAAACCCGCCGACACCTCGTCCGGGGGTGTCGTGCCCGTGCCCGTGCCCGTGCCCGTGCCCGTGAGCACAAGCACAAGCACCACGCCCGTGCCCGTTGCCGCCGTGGGCCTCCCGGGCAAGCCGGTGTGCTACGAGTCGGGCCGGCGGTCGGACACGTGCGAGGCCGCCGGCGACGTGCGCGTGCAGGGCCGCAGCCAGACCATCCAGGTCCGCCCGCTGGACCGGGAATGGAAGGTGAAGCCGTACTGCCGGAAGCAGGACGCCTACGCGCTGTCGCACGTCAAGGAGTGGACCCTCCGGCCGCTCTCCTCCAGCGGCCCGGTGCCGCATTGCACGGTCAACAGCTCAGCGACCGCCTTCGTGCTCTCCACCGGCGGGTTCACGGGCAACCTGTTCCACGACtacacggacgtgctcgtcccggCGTTCATCACGGCGCGCCGGTTCGGCGGCGAGGTCCAGTTCCTGGTGAGCAGCTTCAAGTCGTGGTGGACCAACCGGTACCTGGAGATCTTCCAGCAGCTGAGCAAGTACGAGGTGAtcgacatcgacaacgacgacgaggtccGGTGCTACGGTGGCGTGGTGGTCGGGCCAACGTTCCACAAGGAGCTGGGCGTGGACGCGTCCAAGACGCCGGCAGGGTACTCGATGGTGGACTTCCGCGCGATGCTGCGGGGCGCGTTCGGGCTGTCGCGCGCGGCGGCCGAGCCGAGCGGCGACCGGTGGGACATCCGGCGCCGGCCGCGGCTCCTCATCATCTCCCGCAAGAACTCGCGCGCCTTCCTGAACGAGCGCGCCATGGCGGACATGGCCATGAGCCTCGGGTACGACGTGCGCGTGGGCGAGCCGGACAGCAACACGGACGTGTCCAAGTTCGCCCGGCTGGTGAACTCGGCGGACGTGATGGTGGGCGTGCACGGCGCCGGGCTGACCAACATGCTCTTCCTGCCAGCCGGCGCCGTGCTGATCCAGGTCGTGCCCTACGGAGGGCTGGAGTGGCTCGCCCGCGGCACCTTCGAGGAGCCGTCCAAGGACATGCAGCTCCACTACATCGGCTACAAGATCCAGCTCGACGAGACGACGCTGAGCGAGCAGTACCCCAAGGACCACCCGGTGCTCACCGACCCGCTCTCCATCCACAAGCAAGGGTGGGAGGCGCTCAAGACGGTGTACCTCGAGAAGCAGAACGTGAGGCCGCACCTGGGCAGGCTCAAGCTCACGTTCATGGAGGCGCTCAAGCTGCTGCCCCATGGGCGCCAGGCCAAGGCCAACAACTGA